A stretch of the Porifericola rhodea genome encodes the following:
- a CDS encoding GNAT family N-acetyltransferase: MDFTFLTAIDRATILVKNEIAEFLYTHLDEFGDEVQDIKKCLDYALSNYPHQGGFVLLAKENDQIVGAVVMCQTGMEGYVPENLLVYIAVHREYRGKGLGKQLMQRAIDMAKGNIALHVEPNNPAKFLYEKLGFSNKYLEMRLQKK, from the coding sequence ATGGACTTTACTTTTTTAACCGCAATAGATCGCGCAACCATCCTGGTCAAAAACGAAATCGCAGAATTTCTGTATACTCACCTTGACGAGTTTGGTGACGAGGTTCAAGACATTAAAAAATGTCTGGATTATGCGCTAAGCAATTATCCTCACCAAGGGGGATTTGTACTTTTAGCTAAAGAAAACGACCAGATTGTTGGTGCTGTGGTGATGTGCCAGACTGGTATGGAAGGTTATGTGCCGGAAAACCTTTTAGTTTACATTGCTGTTCATCGTGAGTACAGGGGTAAAGGCCTGGGCAAACAACTCATGCAAAGAGCTATTGATATGGCCAAAGGCAACATTGCCCTGCATGTGGAGCCTAATAACCCTGCTAAATTTCTTTACGAAAAATTGGGCTTCTCCAATAAGTATTTAGAAAT